AAAATTGGGTGTAAGAGGCAATACTGTATTTTTCCAATCCGTAATGGAGTCCTTGCACGTAGCTCCAGTCTCAAGATTGAAAAAGGAGTAtcttttgtaattggttttattAGCCTCAACTAATCTaccgttttgtgtctacagctacTTTACTGacttgtgtctccatggtaacagactacaagccCTGTGTAGTCGGTTACTGATGCTGCAGTCATAGGAAGGGCTGATAAATGGTGCCCTAACACACTTTTGCAAGAAGTAGACAGATGGATGCGAGAGAGACTGCAGGATCGGACTACACGGGGTTGTCTTGTAGTCTGCTGCCACGAGGGCTATAAGTCTGCATAGCTGCTGTAGACCCAAAGCGGTAGGAGGGGTTGATGGATTGGATGTCCTGCAGAAATGCCTGAATAGACTGAAGACCCCTCATTTTAAAGGGCAGGTCCTGTTCTTTGGGGTGTGCTCTGCTGCTGATTGGCCCTTTCTCATTGCTGACCGTCATTTCTCTGTTTCTCCAGCAGcataaaagatgaagatgaacAAATGTGTCCGATCTGCTTGCTGGGCATGCTGGACGAGGAGAGCTTGACCGTATGTGAAGAAGGCTGCAGAAACAAGCTACACCACCACTGCATGTCAATCTGTACGTCACCGCTCCTGTGCATGACACCGCACCCCCCGGGGAGGCACCGtgtgcttactggtctgagcttCAGCCTAAGAGCACTTGCTTAAAGACCACTTAACCTTCAAGTGAATCTCCACCTTGTAGAATTATGTAATTTCGCTTTTTAAAAATTATGGTAATTTCATAGCGACAGTCCAGAAGtttggattggtggggatcctgctgctgagacccccaccaattgctAGCATGGGACCGCTGAAGTGTTCATCCAAGTGCTGTCACAGCTTGCTAGCTGAAGACAGACCCATAGACTTCCTGTTGAAGCCGTCTTCAGCTAGTGAGCGGTGACAGCACTCAGATGAGCACTTTAGCTGGCTGGTTCTAGTGATCGGCGGGGGTGTCAGCAGCCGGGCCTCCAGTTAACCTAACTTTTAACATGTCCCTATGACACGACTCGTCAAATTTTTAGAATGCGCAGTTACACATTAATATCTTTATGGGTACATTCACAAGTAGCggaaaatgatgcagattttccgctgtggaaGCTCCGCCCCATTATCCAGAACATTTCCATGtgaaaaattgcacttttttgcagATATTCTAATCTGCTATGGATCCGCACCAGTGGTACAGATTTTACACGGAAAATGTGGATAATCCGCatcatttctgctacgtgtgaacgaaCCATTTGTAGTGGTTGGCGTCCTTTTCTGGTTAAGAACTCCAAATCGTCTGCATAGATGGTTGCAAATGTGtatccaccactagagggagctttagGAGTGTACTGTGTATATACAGCACATACATTAAACGTTAtacatgagctccccctagtggtagttgCTGGTAGCTGAATTTTATCACTTGTCTATACAGGGGATTTGGATCTCTATCATAAAATCGGGTCTAActactataaagatatattagaaAACTAACTGGCTCCCAATTTTGAACCTTTTAATAGATTAAACAAGATGATGAAGCGACATTCACTGTAAAACCAGATTCCGAAAATGAAGCTGCAAACTGTTATATGCACTAGTCTATAAAAAAAATCCTATCCTTCACAATCAGCAATGTCTTTagtcctatttaaaggggttttcccaccaaTATCCTGTATCCTCCATCCACAGGACAGGCGAAAAGTGATTCAGTAACTGGGGTTTCAACTGCTgtgacccttaggcctcatgtccacggggaaaatcagatccgctgcggatttgtaacgcggatttgggctgtggatgcactgtaattgtcttttatttttcatgcgggagatcaattgagctatgtgctctgagctcccgcatgcgtgatccgcactaaaatggagcatgtccattatttttcatgctccagaaattttttaagtaccatccgcgggtatttatctacccgcacggggtcaatgcattcctgtggggcgcggatccgcatgcgggaaaaacgctccggatttaaattcttattttccccgtgggcatgaggccttacgaACAATGAGAACGGCGCACTCCGATCCCCCAGACTGACTGGAGTGGCTGGCACACATGGGCACTGCTCTGTATATGGGACGGACGGCGATGACTGAGCGCAGTACTCTGTTGTCTCCACATACAGTGAATGGAGCCGTGGTTATACATGCATTGCTACTCCATTCACTTGGGGAACTCTGGGTGCGCCGTTTTCTTGATAGCCGGGTGTCTCAGCAGTTTGAccagtgattttaaaaaatgattttgtCATGAGACCCTCATTGAGTACTTGTAGTCGCATTGTTCCCATTGATCTGATACTACAATAGGAAAAGTCTGTTAATATGGCAGCTGGTGAATGAGGGGCAGGGGAGATGCATTACTGATGGATCAGGGCTGCACAGTCATGTATTTAAGGCTCCTGTGACTCCTCCAACCTTGTAAGTTTAGCCGTTTGCTTTagttctctaaaaaaaaaaagggggggggaatcTTTCAATTACATAATAGGGAGATAACGTAACATCGCTAATGTAGCGCCAACTACTTCTGCAGAGTTCTACATAGTCTCGGAGCCATGGCTGTAGCCCCAGTGGCGCTCACAATCTCATTACCCCATCAGTAGCATTTAGGAGCCTTGGAGGAAACTTGAACAAGAATGTATAAACTGCGACCAGATGGCGCCACCTAGTGGAGATGTTTATATGTTTTCTTGTTCCTCAATCTTTCCACATTCATTGAGGTGATGGAAATTGGGGTCTCCTGAGCTGAGATTTTGCAGAATTTGGTTTGAGGCTTCGGCGTTTTAAGTGATTGGCATGTTGGGTGCCTTCCCAGCACCCGGAAATGTTGCACTTGATTCtcgtttaactccttagtgaccagtaTGAGGCGCAGTGTGGCTGTAGATTATAGCCCTGCAGATAACACAGGAGGTTCTGCTGCTATTACTGTGTTCTGCTTTCCCTTATACTCTGTTTTTGTATTAATTTTAGGGGCAGAAGAATGCCGGAGAAACCGCGAGCCTCTCATCTGTCCGCTCTGCCGCTCAAAGTGGAGATCTCAGGACTTCCATAGGTCAGTCGTCACAAACTGTCCAACAACCCTGTTTTAGAGCACAGTCTGCCGGGTGATATAATAAAGTACTTGGAGATATTGgtatttttttattccattttgggAAAATGACCATTTTAATCTGGTCGTCGGCTTTATTGGCTTCTTCAAGAACGCACGGTTTTACCATGAAGATGCCAATTCAGAAAGTGAGATCTGCCAAGTACAGAAATGTCCTTTCTTCATAATGAAGAGGGGAAATGAAGACTAATTGGCGACATTTCACTATGGATTAAACATCTGATTTACCGCCTGTGGGTGTTAAGCACCCCCATAAACAGTCGTGTTTAATCATCCAGACCTGTGGATATCTGTGCCTGGGAGTGGCTCAGTTTTTGCCCTGACAGATGTCGGGGGTAGAAAGATCGGGGTAGTTGAATTTCAGGGACCGTTCTTGTTCCCCGGGAGATTAGTCGCTGCCAGAGCTGTCTGGTTGCTTCTcacctccctaaacacatgaatGGGCAGCTGAGCCAAATGTTCATGTGTCTAGGGGAGCTGGGAAAGCGGTCGGGCAAGCCAGTTATGGGTGTCTTAaatagtctttaaccccttcctgagcGGGCACATCGGGCGTCCTTGTATGATATTTGATGTTTGGTTGTGGCTGTAACCATTGTAAATGCCGTTTTCCGTTGTGACAGCAGCATTTGAATGTTCCAGTTGGCGTCTAGAAGTCCCAAATGGAACCCTAGCGAAGAGACTGCAGGGTGCCATCCAGGTGTCATGCTGGCTATTAATGTttgcctattaaaggggttcacTGCAAAattaatgggatatattaataaattggacttttatggaagcggctatatagaaatatatttatggaatttttttttttttcgttatgCTAAAAATGGGCGTAAACTtcttaatttaaaaaatcttcCTTATTTTTCTTTGATCTCACGATCGTTTGATAGCTTATACAGAATAATGCATTTCTATAGTACTGTATTCTTACAGACATCTTATTAAGATGTTCTACAGGCatatcttaaaggagttgtatcaAGATTGCAAGTTTTACGCTGATCTGCAGGGTCTCGCTGCTGAGACTCTCGGTGATCTCGAGATTGGGGTTCCTGTGTCCCCGTTCAGGGTTACTGAATATAACACTGGTCGTACAAGCTCACCAGCACTCCATTGCCTTTCGATGGGACTCTGGAGATGCCAAACAgaaatttctgtcagccccatttaaatgaatggagcccTTGACTGTGCATGGTTGGCCAGCGGTTGTTTCACACTGACTTCCCTGGAAGGAGAGAAGCGACCTCCTTCCTCCCACAATGACAGGCAGAACGGGACAATGGAGTTCTGTTCTGCAGAGTGGTGGGGGTCTCCCTCCTGAGACCTTCACCAggtagcaagttattccctatcccatgGCTAGGGGaaaaacttgcaatcttggtacaacccctttaagataggccagcggcacatcttaataggatgCCTGTCAAGTATAATGTAGTCCTACACAACTGCATTATACTGGGTGAATTATCAAATAATTGCAAGTTAAATAAAAATAAGCAAAATGTTCAACTATAAAAGTTAGTTTAAACCCTTTTCCCAGTTGTTGCATCATAAAATATAAGAATTTGCATTGCTGCATCCGTTAAAGTCCAGTTTATTACAATATCACCGTATTAATCTGTCACAGTGAATGCCAACTGACAGTAAATATgcagtgccagaattgtgctttttttgggctGTCTCATTACTTGGGTTATTGGCATCACTAGTAATAGCTTTTCTGGATTTGCAGTCATGACTTGCCGGGTCCTGTGGATTCTCCTCCCATTCTCCGCGCTGCACAGCAGTCGCCCCAACAGTCGCCAACAGCTGGATCCCAAAGAAGGTCCCAGGATACTAATTTGAACCTTACTCATTATGGGGTCCAGCAGATTCCTTCCTCTTACAAAAGCATGGCTGAGCCGTGGATTCAGGTAGGCATCGAGGGGGGAGTTAAAGGGGAAATGTACCATGGAAAGATTACAGGAGAGTACATGACCCTCCAACCAGGGGCCACATCGGTCCTGTAGCGTCTGCACCCCATGTGATCTGACTACTTGTGCAGTTGCGTCATTTTAGATGTGtcgaagcaataaaaaaaaatctggtggAGATgggatttaactttttttttttttttttcctaggtttttGGAATGGAGCTGGTTGGCTGCTTGTTCTCCCGGAACTGGAATATCCGAGAAATGGCGCTGAGGCGTCTGTCACATGACGTCAGCGGGGCGCTGCTGTTGGCTAATGGTGAAAGCACTGGAACGTCCGGCACTGGCAGCACATCCGGCAGCGCTGCGCCCCACGCTGCCAGCAGCTCATCTCAGTCCAGTATCTCAGGGGACGCTGTGGTGGAGGCGTGCTGCAGCGTGCTGTCCATGGTGTGCGGGGACCCCGTCTACAAAGTCTATGTCGCTGCTTTAGTGAGTTTCTCTCCTCTGAACGTTCCCTCGTGTTTCTCTTTCCGTCTTTCCTATTCTAACCAGGGATTTCCTTGTCTGCAGAAAACCCTACGAGCCATGTTGGTGTACACCCCCTGCCACACGACGGCCGAACGCAAAAAGCTGCAACGACTTCTCAACCCTGTTGTGGAAACCATTTTGGTTAAGTGTGCGGATGCCAACAGGTGACTTATAAAAGCCAGCGCTGCGATTTATGTGCAACAAAAGACAGTGGCTTCCATGAAACTAACAGCTTTTCTTTTGATTTCCTCCTGCAGCCGAACAAGTCAGCTGTCGGTGTCAACGCTGCTGGAGCTATGCAAAGGGCAAGCCGGAGAGCTGGCGGTGGGGCGTGAGATTCTCAAATCTGGTCAGTGATGCTTCCTGCTTATGTATGTGTCCATTTTTGTAGCCATGTAattgtagcaaaaaaaactaatttgctAAATCGCTGCAATATTACAAGCCTTCGTGCAAAAGAGCCGCAAAAATATATACTACGTTTAATCGCACTTTACGTAATAAGCACATGGTCATATGTCATAGTTGCCACAAAGCAGAATCACTGCAGTGTAAGCCGTTACTCTACTGTCCTCCGGTGAATGAGTTGGTTCTGATTAGCTCATTAATACAAATTAAATTTAGTGGGtgttgtgcctgcagtaccaaagcgGTCCACTGCAATGatgacagagctatctgcttcgaGCGCTGTCCGCTCTTGACAGTAGTCtaaagacaggtcatcaatagagaaagATCCCCAAagccccagacaacccctttaagctgtatttacacaggcaagtgtgatctAGGTCCAAACAAATCAGACATATATCGCACTCCTTTATCTGCGATATTCAAGCACATGCAATGCATGTTCCATGAAAAGCATAGAAAAATCTTTCCAATAGTTTTAAATAGCTGTGGGGCCCCATTTATCAGACTTTTAGACTAGAAGGTGGTACTAGGGGCCACCTAGCAAGAGAGCCACATCAACAGCAAGAAGTGGAAGAGCTGGGATTCCTGTAGTGTTTGCTCCGTCCCCTCATACTTGCACTAATCGCTTCCTCTCCTTTTTCCATGCCAGTGACCATATTCAGTACCCCTCACCTCTGAAGTTACGTTTACGGATGCATTAGCGCTATTGGTAGTGCAGACGATTACTGCAGCCTGCCTGATGTATTAGCTGGATGTGTCTGTATAGAAGTCGGTCCTACAAGGGCGTCGTTTATAAATCTTTCTGTACGGTTTTAGGTTCCATGGGCATCGGGGGTGTAGAATACGTCCTGAACTGTATCCTGGCCTCCCAGCCGGAGTCTAACAACTGGCAAGCACTGTTGGGCCGCTTGTGTCTCATCGACCGACTGCTGCTGGAATTTCCTGCTGAGTTTTATCCCCACATCATCAGCGGAGACATTGTACAGGCAGAcgcagcagtggagaggtaatGGGGGTAACATATGCAAATGTCAACAAGGGTGTGGAGGGAACAGTTGTATCTGAACTCTGCAAGCAGTATGGTCGAGGAACCTTCTGACCCCTGAGCCACCAGAGCCTTGCTACAGGGGGCGACTGCTGCACTGGATAGTCTTGCTTCTCAGGGCAGCATATGTGACCGTTTCTTTTCTCTCGTAGGTACAGGAGTCTGCTGTCCTTGCTGAATTTCGCCTTGCAGTCCATTGACAATTCACACTCGATGGTTGGAAAGCTGTCACGCAGAGTATTCCTGAGTGCGGCGAGGATGGTGGCACGAGTCCCCCATGTGTACGTCAAGCTACTGGACATGCTAAGCGCCACCAGCTCTACGCATTACAGCAGGATGCGGAGACGGTTAATGGCCATCGCTGAAGAAATGGACATAGTCGAAGTCATTCAGCAGGGCCTGGATGACTCGCAAGCTTTCGAAAGCCGCAGGGAAGCGTTCGTTCAGCCGTCGGCCCCTGCAAATTCCCCCATCACCTCCCAAAATAACTCCCCAGAACATACTATGCAGCTATCAGGGAAGGACTTCTGCGTCTCCAAAGCGGCTTCCAGCCCTGCGGACTTGAATGAGGCGCTAGAAGCCATGTCCTTGGGACTTCCACTGTCCACGGCACCAACCGAGCAACCAAAGCCTGCCATCCAGACAAGACGCAGACCGCTAAGTCAATGCTTGAactctccttcctctcagcccCATTCCTTATTCCAGACGTTGTCTTCCCCTTCCACCCCGTCTGGGACAGCTGGTCCTGTCTCGGATGTTGCCAAGCCCAAACCTCAAGGATTTGCTCCCTGTAAACTTGCCTCCGCTTCCCCTCAGACTCAGAGGAAATTTTCTCTTCCAATTCAGAAACAGCATTCAGGGGGTAAAGAACCCGAAAAACTCTCTCCCATCTTCACCCAAGCCCGACCGCTGCCATCTCATCAAATACACAGGCCAAAACCATCCCGGCCCACGCCAGGGGACATGGGGAAACCGGGAGACTCTCCAAAAGGCAATATGACTCTGGAGCTCAACGTTTCCCACTGTgataatgggggtagtagtcccagcGCTGTTATACCTAGTGACGACACTGTGTTCACCCCTGTGGAGGAGAAGAGCCGCCTGGATGCCAACACAGAGCTCAACTCCAGCATGGAAGACTTGCTGGAGGCATCCATACCGGCGTGTGATAGCACCGTCACCTTCAAATCGGAGGTCGCCGTGCTGTCACCCGAGCGGGCCGAGATCGATAACACGTACAAGGAGGACGTCAGTCATAACCAGAAGTGCAAGGAGAAAATGGAGGCCGAAGAGGAGGAGGCGCTGGCCATCGCACTGGCCATGTCAGCCTCTCAGGACGCTCTACCGGTCATCCCACAGCTGCAGGTGGAGAACGGAGAGGACGTCATCATCATCCAGCAGGATGTAAGTCTACAGACCCCAATCCCAGCTTAGACTCATAGGACATGACTGGGACCCCACTTAATGATGACTCTCCCCATTGCAGACCCCAGAGACGCTGCCTGGTCATACCAAAGTGAAGAATCACTATCGGGAAGAAGTGGAGTGGCTGAAGGGCCAGCAGATTGGACTAGGAGCCTTCTCCTCCTGCTACCAGGCTCAGGATGTCGGGACTGGCACCTTAATGGCTGTTAAACAGGTGAGCTTACATGCCCGGCAGATCTGGGTTGTACATGGAGGATGGTGTTGTGGGCTGTGCCCAGCGGATGTAGGGGTTGTGGTACAGTGCTGTGCCCAGCAGGTTTGTAGCTGTACATGGACAGGGATCCATAAGTAAATGAGAATTGGCCCCTTTGTCGTGATACGGggtccctcccccaccccaaaaaCAGAAGAGGTTGATGTTTGTTTCACCTCTCCACGATCTTTACTCAGTTCCCCACCTCATGACTGCTGACCACTCTGTTTCTCCCGAACCTAGTAGCATAGCGCTTAGCCCCCGCTCTTCAGGGCCCCGTATCTGCCGCGGGGTCCACCTCCGATATGTAGCAGCTCACACATTGAGTATTAGCAGGGCTGCTTCACCGCTCTCCTCCTTCTCATCTGCAGGTCACCTACGTCAGGAACACCTCCACGGAGCAGGAAGAGGTGGTTGAGGCGCTGCGCGAGGAGATCCGCATGATGAGCCACCTCTGTCACCCCAACATCATCCGAATGCTGGGCGCCACCTGTGAGAAGAACAACTACAACCTCTTCGTGGAGTGGATGGCAGGTAATCGCGGTCCGTGCCCCCACCCTGCTGCGTAAGAGCAGAGCCTTCTCCTGACTCTCCGTTCGTTTTCCAGGCGGTTCCGTCGCTCACCTGCTGAGTAAATACGGAGCCTTCAAGGAGTCGGTCATCATCAACTACACGGAGCAGCTGCTGCGGGGACTGTCGTACCTCCACGAGAATCAGATCATTCACAGAGATATTAAAGGTAACCTGCTGGGTGGaggttgggggttgtagtcctacaGACTCTCCATCGTATGGAATGTTGTGCTCTTAGTCTGTCCTCACTGACCGCTGTCTTCTGTGCCATCTGCTTTTACAGGTGCCAATCTACTGATTGACAGCACTGGACAGCGGCTGCGTATCGCTGACTTCGGAGCCGCCGCTAGACTGGCCTCGAAAGGCACAGGCGCTGGAGAATTTCAAGGCCAGCTGCTGGGGACCATTGCGTTCATGGCACCAGAGGTACGGCGATGACTTATTCGCAGCGTGAACGTGTGTCGCATCGTTGGCTGCGAGTCTCATGTTGTAATGTTGGTGTTTATCCAGGTGCTGCGGGGGCAGCAGTACGGGCGGAGCTG
This region of Eleutherodactylus coqui strain aEleCoq1 chromosome 5, aEleCoq1.hap1, whole genome shotgun sequence genomic DNA includes:
- the MAP3K1 gene encoding mitogen-activated protein kinase kinase kinase 1 isoform X3; this encodes MENKETPRGLQKMDDRPEERMIREKLKATCMPAWKHEWLERRSRRGPVVVKPIPVKADGFEASKSDSSVEGTVNGSAHAVKGRRSPSPSSSSSSSKSKPESPGVRRRGVSPVPFQSGRVTPPRRAPSPDGFSPYSPEETSRRVNKVMRARLYLLQQIGPNSFLIGGDSPDNKYRVFIGPQTCSCGRGTFCIHLLFVMLRVFQLEPSDTMLWRKTLKNFEVESLFQKYHSRRSSRIKAPSRNTIQKFVSRMSNSHTSSSSTTSTSSSDTSSIKDEDEQMCPICLLGMLDEESLTVCEEGCRNKLHHHCMSIWAEECRRNREPLICPLCRSKWRSQDFHSHDLPGPVDSPPILRAAQQSPQQSPTAGSQRRSQDTNLNLTHYGVQQIPSSYKSMAEPWIQVFGMELVGCLFSRNWNIREMALRRLSHDVSGALLLANGESTGTSGTGSTSGSAAPHAASSSSQSSISGDAVVEACCSVLSMVCGDPVYKVYVAALKTLRAMLVYTPCHTTAERKKLQRLLNPVVETILVKCADANSRTSQLSVSTLLELCKGQAGELAVGREILKSGSMGIGGVEYVLNCILASQPESNNWQALLGRLCLIDRLLLEFPAEFYPHIISGDIVQADAAVERYRSLLSLLNFALQSIDNSHSMVGKLSRRVFLSAARMVARVPHVYVKLLDMLSATSSTHYSRMRRRLMAIAEEMDIVEVIQQGLDDSQAFESRREAFVQPSAPANSPITSQNNSPEHTMQLSGKDFCVSKAASSPADLNEALEAMSLGLPLSTAPTEQPKPAIQTRRRPLSQCLNSPSSQPHSLFQTLSSPSTPSGTAGPVSDVAKPKPQGFAPCKLASASPQTQRKFSLPIQKQHSGGKEPEKLSPIFTQARPLPSHQIHRPKPSRPTPGDMGKPGDSPKGNMTLELNVSHCDNGGSSPSAVIPSDDTVFTPVEEKSRLDANTELNSSMEDLLEASIPACDSTVTFKSEVAVLSPERAEIDNTYKEDVSHNQKCKEKMEAEEEEALAIALAMSASQDALPVIPQLQVENGEDVIIIQQDTPETLPGHTKVKNHYREEVEWLKGQQIGLGAFSSCYQAQDVGTGTLMAVKQVTYVRNTSTEQEEVVEALREEIRMMSHLCHPNIIRMLGATCEKNNYNLFVEWMAGGSVAHLLSKYGAFKESVIINYTEQLLRGLSYLHENQIIHRDIKGANLLIDSTGQRLRIADFGAAARLASKGTGAGEFQGQLLGTIAFMAPEVLRGQQYGRSCDVWSVGCSIIEMSCAKPPWNAEKHSNHLALIFKIASATTAPTIPAHLSPGLRDVTLRCLELQPQDRPPSRELLKHPVFRTKW
- the MAP3K1 gene encoding mitogen-activated protein kinase kinase kinase 1 isoform X1, whose amino-acid sequence is MAAAAGTRSSAAGIGAAAGGVVEPGSAESGEAEAEEARAADWRRKHLRRVRSVEAERLRAEPEPGAGGSGDTEPGEAEEPGSSGRDMENKETPRGLQKMDDRPEERMIREKLKATCMPAWKHEWLERRSRRGPVVVKPIPVKADGFEASKSDSSVEGTVNGSAHAVKGRRSPSPSSSSSSSKSKPESPGVRRRGVSPVPFQSGRVTPPRRAPSPDGFSPYSPEETSRRVNKVMRARLYLLQQIGPNSFLIGGDSPDNKYRVFIGPQTCSCGRGTFCIHLLFVMLRVFQLEPSDTMLWRKTLKNFEVESLFQKYHSRRSSRIKAPSRNTIQKFVSRMSNSHTSSSSTTSTSSSDTSSIKDEDEQMCPICLLGMLDEESLTVCEEGCRNKLHHHCMSIWAEECRRNREPLICPLCRSKWRSQDFHSHDLPGPVDSPPILRAAQQSPQQSPTAGSQRRSQDTNLNLTHYGVQQIPSSYKSMAEPWIQVFGMELVGCLFSRNWNIREMALRRLSHDVSGALLLANGESTGTSGTGSTSGSAAPHAASSSSQSSISGDAVVEACCSVLSMVCGDPVYKVYVAALKTLRAMLVYTPCHTTAERKKLQRLLNPVVETILVKCADANSRTSQLSVSTLLELCKGQAGELAVGREILKSGSMGIGGVEYVLNCILASQPESNNWQALLGRLCLIDRLLLEFPAEFYPHIISGDIVQADAAVERYRSLLSLLNFALQSIDNSHSMVGKLSRRVFLSAARMVARVPHVYVKLLDMLSATSSTHYSRMRRRLMAIAEEMDIVEVIQQGLDDSQAFESRREAFVQPSAPANSPITSQNNSPEHTMQLSGKDFCVSKAASSPADLNEALEAMSLGLPLSTAPTEQPKPAIQTRRRPLSQCLNSPSSQPHSLFQTLSSPSTPSGTAGPVSDVAKPKPQGFAPCKLASASPQTQRKFSLPIQKQHSGGKEPEKLSPIFTQARPLPSHQIHRPKPSRPTPGDMGKPGDSPKGNMTLELNVSHCDNGGSSPSAVIPSDDTVFTPVEEKSRLDANTELNSSMEDLLEASIPACDSTVTFKSEVAVLSPERAEIDNTYKEDVSHNQKCKEKMEAEEEEALAIALAMSASQDALPVIPQLQVENGEDVIIIQQDTPETLPGHTKVKNHYREEVEWLKGQQIGLGAFSSCYQAQDVGTGTLMAVKQVTYVRNTSTEQEEVVEALREEIRMMSHLCHPNIIRMLGATCEKNNYNLFVEWMAGGSVAHLLSKYGAFKESVIINYTEQLLRGLSYLHENQIIHRDIKGANLLIDSTGQRLRIADFGAAARLASKGTGAGEFQGQLLGTIAFMAPEVLRGQQYGRSCDVWSVGCSIIEMSCAKPPWNAEKHSNHLALIFKIASATTAPTIPAHLSPGLRDVTLRCLELQPQDRPPSRELLKHPVFRTKW
- the MAP3K1 gene encoding mitogen-activated protein kinase kinase kinase 1 isoform X2, with the protein product MAAAAGTRSSAAGIGAAAGGVVEPGSAESGEAEAEEARAADWRRKHLRRVRSVEAERLRAEPEPGAGGSGDTEPGEAEEPGSSGRDMENKETPRGLQKMDDRPEERMIREKLKATCMPAWKHEWLERRSRRGPVVVKPIPVKADGFEASKSDSSVEGTVNGSAHAVKGRRSPSPSSSSSSSKSKPESPGVRRRGVSPVPFQSGRVTPPRRAPSPDGFSPYSPEETSRRVNKVMRARLYLLQQIGPNSFLIGGDSPDNKYRVFIGPQTCSCGRGTFCIHLLFVMLRVFQLEPSDTMLWRKTLKNFEVESLFQKYHSRRSSRIKAPSRNTIQKFVSRMSNSHTSSSSTTSTSSSDTSIKDEDEQMCPICLLGMLDEESLTVCEEGCRNKLHHHCMSIWAEECRRNREPLICPLCRSKWRSQDFHSHDLPGPVDSPPILRAAQQSPQQSPTAGSQRRSQDTNLNLTHYGVQQIPSSYKSMAEPWIQVFGMELVGCLFSRNWNIREMALRRLSHDVSGALLLANGESTGTSGTGSTSGSAAPHAASSSSQSSISGDAVVEACCSVLSMVCGDPVYKVYVAALKTLRAMLVYTPCHTTAERKKLQRLLNPVVETILVKCADANSRTSQLSVSTLLELCKGQAGELAVGREILKSGSMGIGGVEYVLNCILASQPESNNWQALLGRLCLIDRLLLEFPAEFYPHIISGDIVQADAAVERYRSLLSLLNFALQSIDNSHSMVGKLSRRVFLSAARMVARVPHVYVKLLDMLSATSSTHYSRMRRRLMAIAEEMDIVEVIQQGLDDSQAFESRREAFVQPSAPANSPITSQNNSPEHTMQLSGKDFCVSKAASSPADLNEALEAMSLGLPLSTAPTEQPKPAIQTRRRPLSQCLNSPSSQPHSLFQTLSSPSTPSGTAGPVSDVAKPKPQGFAPCKLASASPQTQRKFSLPIQKQHSGGKEPEKLSPIFTQARPLPSHQIHRPKPSRPTPGDMGKPGDSPKGNMTLELNVSHCDNGGSSPSAVIPSDDTVFTPVEEKSRLDANTELNSSMEDLLEASIPACDSTVTFKSEVAVLSPERAEIDNTYKEDVSHNQKCKEKMEAEEEEALAIALAMSASQDALPVIPQLQVENGEDVIIIQQDTPETLPGHTKVKNHYREEVEWLKGQQIGLGAFSSCYQAQDVGTGTLMAVKQVTYVRNTSTEQEEVVEALREEIRMMSHLCHPNIIRMLGATCEKNNYNLFVEWMAGGSVAHLLSKYGAFKESVIINYTEQLLRGLSYLHENQIIHRDIKGANLLIDSTGQRLRIADFGAAARLASKGTGAGEFQGQLLGTIAFMAPEVLRGQQYGRSCDVWSVGCSIIEMSCAKPPWNAEKHSNHLALIFKIASATTAPTIPAHLSPGLRDVTLRCLELQPQDRPPSRELLKHPVFRTKW